The Clostridiaceae bacterium HFYG-1003 genome includes a window with the following:
- the allE gene encoding (S)-ureidoglycine aminohydrolase, whose amino-acid sequence MGYRTDLLSSRSIVKHGVYALITPEGLVNNVLPHFEDVSLSIIASPKMGASFVEYLVDFAPGGGNREAFGGDGIETFVYVLSGSLEVLIEDETFQLADEGYAYCPPDKAMVMTNKSSGHTKAILYKQRYIPAKGVGLPWVVSNHVSNLEAYDYDEMADVSMSDLLPKAIEFDMNFHILSFQPGGSHPFIETHVQEHGAYLISGEGMYNLNNEWIPVKKHDFIWMGPFVHQATYAVGMEPLTYVYSKDCHRDPEI is encoded by the coding sequence ATGGGTTATAGAACGGATCTACTGAGCAGCAGATCAATCGTAAAGCATGGGGTTTATGCCCTGATCACCCCGGAGGGCCTGGTCAACAATGTGCTCCCGCATTTTGAGGATGTCAGCCTCAGTATCATCGCGTCGCCGAAAATGGGAGCAAGCTTTGTGGAATATCTGGTGGACTTCGCGCCAGGCGGCGGAAATCGCGAAGCCTTTGGTGGAGATGGGATCGAGACTTTTGTCTATGTCCTGAGCGGCAGTTTGGAAGTCCTGATCGAAGACGAAACCTTTCAGCTTGCAGATGAAGGCTATGCCTACTGTCCGCCGGACAAAGCCATGGTGATGACCAACAAATCATCCGGGCATACCAAGGCGATTCTCTACAAGCAGCGCTACATCCCGGCAAAAGGCGTCGGCCTGCCCTGGGTCGTGTCCAACCATGTCAGCAACCTGGAAGCGTATGACTATGACGAGATGGCGGATGTATCTATGTCCGACCTTCTGCCCAAAGCCATCGAGTTCGATATGAACTTCCATATTCTGAGCTTCCAGCCCGGTGGTTCCCACCCCTTCATCGAGACTCATGTACAGGAGCATGGCGCTTACCTGATCTCCGGTGAAGGAATGTACAATCTGAACAATGAGTGGATCCCTGTCAAAAAGCATGACTTCATCTGGATGGGGCCCTTCGTCCACCAGGCGACTTATGCCGTGGGCATGGAGCCTTTGACCTATGTATACTCAAAGGACTGCCATAGGGATCCGGAGATTTAG
- a CDS encoding PucR family transcriptional regulator ligand-binding domain-containing protein, with protein sequence MGILLAQILNMDCFAKARIHSGMENMENTLVSGITIVERPDIANWIKGGELLLTSFYSIENDVSTQIRMISDLSRNGAAGLVVKVSDLYPVLARPVIDRANELGFPLLEIPPEVKYIDILYPVMEYLLNDQVVRLNYYKTCHIRFNQLSLAMKGIDSISRTLAEFIEQPVLIFDTEMRVLSSSDERFSELNIVEKNLRRMVYEGNPIFSMDVQFQDPAGIYHLTIQPIEVVGKVRAYLGIIEIVGPLKELDYIALETAANTLRLEVLKDTAVNESQLRYKGELLDDIVHQRYQCERDIYDRGNILGWDLHKPYLIAVVKIQSQEPERDALTEWLMESRETVKGIIDRIAFFFIKDHISLIKGEELIVFWPVAPNAQLKNVYAEMKKFGAEVRDNVTKRLGKVSVLIGIGGMALSLKDIGHSYFQAKDAVQFGDRLFRNNDTVIYDELGLYKILCSIQDRESLVNFVPESLLKLREYDKDKNNELIDTLERYLESNLNAVRTSEKLFVHYKTVLYRLSRIREITSLNLEDRDKMLEIEMGIKILKLVDPIR encoded by the coding sequence ATGGGAATACTACTGGCACAAATATTGAATATGGACTGCTTCGCCAAGGCCAGGATCCATTCAGGCATGGAAAATATGGAGAACACCCTCGTGAGCGGAATCACCATCGTCGAACGGCCGGATATTGCCAACTGGATCAAGGGCGGGGAACTATTGCTGACGAGCTTTTATTCCATTGAGAATGATGTCTCGACGCAGATTCGGATGATCTCCGATCTGTCCAGAAACGGGGCGGCCGGTCTGGTCGTCAAGGTCTCAGACTTGTATCCGGTGCTGGCCAGACCGGTCATCGACAGAGCGAATGAGCTGGGCTTTCCTCTCCTGGAAATTCCGCCGGAGGTCAAATACATCGACATACTGTATCCGGTTATGGAGTATCTATTAAATGATCAGGTCGTCCGCCTGAACTACTATAAGACCTGTCACATCCGCTTCAACCAGCTGTCACTGGCCATGAAGGGGATTGACTCAATTTCAAGGACTCTGGCGGAGTTTATCGAGCAGCCGGTTTTGATTTTCGATACGGAGATGCGGGTACTGTCATCCAGTGATGAGCGGTTTTCTGAGCTGAATATCGTCGAAAAGAACCTGCGTCGTATGGTTTATGAGGGGAATCCCATCTTTTCAATGGATGTCCAGTTTCAGGATCCCGCCGGTATTTATCATCTGACCATCCAGCCCATCGAGGTCGTCGGCAAGGTGCGGGCTTATCTCGGGATCATCGAAATAGTGGGACCCCTTAAGGAACTGGATTACATTGCACTGGAAACCGCAGCCAACACCCTGCGTCTGGAGGTCCTCAAAGATACGGCAGTCAATGAATCTCAGCTGCGCTACAAAGGAGAACTTCTGGATGACATCGTCCATCAGCGCTACCAGTGCGAGCGGGACATCTACGACCGGGGCAATATCTTGGGCTGGGATCTGCACAAGCCCTATCTCATCGCGGTGGTCAAGATCCAGTCCCAGGAGCCTGAGCGGGATGCTCTGACGGAGTGGCTGATGGAATCCCGTGAAACCGTGAAGGGCATCATCGACCGCATTGCCTTTTTTTTCATTAAGGATCACATCTCCTTGATCAAGGGAGAGGAGCTGATCGTATTCTGGCCAGTTGCTCCGAATGCTCAGCTGAAGAATGTCTATGCAGAAATGAAGAAATTTGGCGCAGAGGTCCGGGACAATGTCACCAAACGTCTGGGAAAGGTCTCGGTGCTCATCGGCATCGGTGGAATGGCTCTTTCGTTGAAAGACATCGGACACAGCTACTTCCAGGCCAAAGATGCGGTGCAGTTCGGTGACCGGCTCTTCAGGAACAACGATACCGTGATTTACGACGAACTGGGTCTGTATAAAATCCTGTGCAGCATTCAGGACCGGGAATCGCTGGTGAATTTTGTACCGGAGAGCCTCCTCAAGCTTCGGGAGTACGATAAGGATAAAAACAACGAGCTAATTGATACCCTGGAGAGGTATCTCGAGTCGAACCTCAATGCTGTACGGACCTCGGAGAAGCTGTTCGTTCATTATAAGACCGTACTGTACCGGCTGAGTCGCATCCGGGAGATTACTTCTCTGAATCTGGAAGACCGGGATAAGATGCTGGAGATCGAGATGGGCATCAAGATCCTGAAGCTGGTGGATCCGATCCGCTGA
- a CDS encoding amidohydrolase translates to MLIKNAKVLTMEGSQEVYEDLAILVEDGRIKAVGRDLEETGAILDAKGAILMPGFIDAHCHLGMWEDALGFEGDDGNEMTNPITPELRAIDAINPMDRNFSEAIKGGVLTVCTGPGSANVMGGTFCVMKTCGHRVDDMLIKEAAAMKIAFGENPKRVYRGKDKTPSTRMATAAELRKVLFEAREYYDGRQLADESKRPKFDLKLESLLPVMEGKMPLKAHAHRADDIFTALRIAREFNLKLTLEHVTEGHLIADDLAAEGVPCIVGPSFGDRSKVELKNKSFVTPGKLAAAGINVAIMTDHPVIPIEHLNMTAAYCVKEGMDHYEALKALTINPARILEVDDRIGSIKAGKDADLVLWNGDPLDISSSVQLAMVNGKVVYEKDIPISAGKQS, encoded by the coding sequence ATGCTTATCAAGAATGCAAAAGTACTCACAATGGAAGGATCCCAAGAAGTCTACGAGGATCTTGCCATCCTGGTGGAGGACGGCCGGATCAAAGCTGTTGGCAGAGATCTCGAGGAGACGGGGGCCATCCTCGATGCCAAAGGTGCCATTCTGATGCCAGGATTCATCGATGCCCATTGTCACCTGGGCATGTGGGAGGACGCCTTGGGCTTTGAAGGAGATGATGGCAATGAAATGACCAACCCGATCACCCCGGAGCTCAGGGCGATCGATGCCATCAATCCCATGGATCGAAACTTTTCCGAGGCGATCAAGGGAGGCGTTCTGACCGTCTGTACCGGTCCCGGCTCAGCCAATGTCATGGGTGGTACATTCTGCGTTATGAAGACCTGCGGCCACCGTGTGGATGATATGCTCATTAAAGAGGCTGCTGCCATGAAGATCGCCTTCGGCGAAAACCCCAAAAGGGTCTACCGCGGTAAGGATAAAACCCCATCCACCCGAATGGCAACAGCCGCTGAGCTGAGAAAGGTTCTTTTCGAAGCCAGGGAATATTATGACGGCAGGCAACTGGCAGATGAAAGCAAACGACCGAAATTCGACCTGAAACTTGAATCCTTACTGCCCGTCATGGAGGGAAAGATGCCGTTAAAGGCACATGCTCATCGGGCCGATGACATATTCACAGCCCTTCGAATCGCCAGAGAGTTCAACCTGAAGCTGACCCTTGAGCACGTCACCGAAGGCCACCTGATCGCCGACGACCTGGCTGCAGAAGGCGTACCCTGCATCGTCGGTCCCAGCTTCGGCGACCGCTCCAAGGTCGAGTTGAAGAACAAGAGCTTCGTGACTCCCGGAAAGCTGGCAGCAGCTGGTATCAATGTGGCCATTATGACGGATCATCCGGTGATCCCCATCGAGCACCTCAATATGACAGCAGCGTATTGCGTGAAAGAAGGCATGGATCACTACGAGGCACTGAAAGCCCTGACCATCAATCCAGCGAGGATTCTGGAAGTAGATGACCGCATTGGTTCCATCAAGGCAGGCAAGGACGCGGATCTGGTCCTCTGGAACGGAGATCCGCTGGACATTTCCAGCTCTGTCCAGTTAGCTATGGTCAACGGGAAGGTCGTCTACGAGAAGGACATCCCAATATCAGCCGGAAAGCAGTCTTAA
- a CDS encoding MurR/RpiR family transcriptional regulator, protein MNILESMQENYDTLTKTQKKIADYLMNNIEKACFLSLKELAQNVSVSEVTILNFSKKLGLSNYSDIKKSLQAHITNIVGISIKNDLEMKGLTNKFQIYEEYRYKEIERIRNTYEAIDPGLLFSVVERIKKAKTIHIYGHKVSHVAAKFMELRLKTIGFNNSVVNTMDEFDVMFDLVNTDKEDLVFVFSFPYYSRHTINIMDYLKSVHANTITITDRIDSPIYLDEMNSIIVNTEHPIYFNSLTAVFSVIDMIMTILVLEGKERFERYRKLVWSLEDKLQNDWKTEIPRKSENPKR, encoded by the coding sequence ATGAATATTTTGGAGTCAATGCAGGAAAACTATGATACGCTGACGAAAACTCAGAAGAAAATCGCGGATTATCTGATGAATAATATAGAAAAAGCTTGTTTTCTATCTCTTAAAGAACTGGCCCAAAATGTTTCCGTTTCGGAAGTTACGATTCTGAATTTTTCAAAAAAACTTGGATTGTCAAACTATTCCGACATTAAGAAAAGCCTGCAGGCGCATATCACCAACATCGTCGGTATCAGTATAAAAAATGACCTTGAGATGAAGGGATTGACGAATAAGTTCCAGATTTATGAAGAATACCGATACAAGGAAATTGAAAGAATCCGTAATACGTATGAGGCCATCGATCCCGGCTTGCTGTTTTCAGTGGTGGAAAGAATTAAAAAAGCTAAAACAATCCATATATATGGACACAAGGTTTCCCATGTGGCAGCCAAGTTCATGGAATTGCGTCTAAAAACCATCGGCTTTAATAATTCTGTAGTGAATACCATGGATGAATTTGATGTCATGTTCGATCTGGTGAACACAGACAAGGAAGACCTGGTTTTTGTCTTTTCATTTCCATATTATTCCAGGCACACGATCAACATCATGGACTATTTAAAATCAGTCCATGCCAATACCATTACCATCACGGATCGGATTGATTCACCTATTTATCTGGATGAAATGAACTCAATCATCGTAAATACGGAGCATCCCATCTACTTTAACTCACTGACAGCTGTGTTTTCAGTCATTGATATGATCATGACCATTCTGGTATTGGAAGGAAAAGAACGGTTTGAGCGGTATAGAAAGCTTGTATGGTCACTGGAAGATAAACTTCAGAATGATTGGAAAACAGAAATACCCAGAAAATCCGAGAATCCGAAAAGATGA
- the iadA gene encoding beta-aspartyl-peptidase, with amino-acid sequence MILLKNADAFTPDHIGRRNILIAGNTIESIREEEFDTGNLEITEIECSNLLAVPGFIDGHVHILGGGGEGGFKTRTPELKMTTLVKSGVTTVVGCLGTDGITRTMENLIAKVYSLREEGVSAYCYTGSYQVPIRTLTGSVISDIMLLDPVIGVGEVAISDHRSSSPNLHEIARIGSEARVGGILSRKAGVVNCHMGDGSKGLSQILEVINETEIPITQFYPTHIARNEKLLNEAASYAKAGGYVDITTSLIPSPQRNSITSAQAFKILLDSGAPVDRITMTSDGQGSMPQFDENRNFRGMGLGLSDSLFKTVRESVINHGVEMSQALKAITVNPSKVLNLPLKGQLLPGNDADIVLLEAETLEISAVISGGKIMMLNKELKCRDTFQ; translated from the coding sequence ATGATACTTTTAAAAAATGCTGATGCTTTTACTCCGGACCATATCGGTCGGAGAAATATCCTCATTGCAGGTAATACCATTGAATCAATCCGCGAAGAGGAATTCGACACAGGCAATCTTGAAATTACTGAAATTGAATGTAGCAATCTCCTGGCGGTTCCAGGATTTATTGACGGGCACGTTCATATTCTGGGCGGAGGCGGCGAAGGTGGCTTTAAAACGAGAACTCCGGAGCTCAAAATGACGACACTGGTCAAATCCGGCGTCACCACGGTAGTGGGTTGCCTCGGCACCGATGGAATAACCAGAACCATGGAGAATCTGATTGCCAAAGTATACTCCCTCAGAGAAGAGGGGGTATCTGCATACTGCTATACCGGCTCCTACCAGGTTCCGATCCGAACACTCACAGGATCAGTAATTTCGGACATCATGCTTCTGGATCCTGTGATCGGAGTTGGCGAAGTTGCGATTTCAGATCACAGGAGCTCCTCGCCGAATTTGCATGAAATAGCCCGGATAGGGTCTGAAGCAAGAGTGGGAGGGATCTTGTCCAGAAAAGCGGGGGTGGTCAACTGCCATATGGGCGACGGCTCAAAAGGATTATCACAGATTCTTGAGGTCATAAATGAAACGGAAATACCGATTACTCAATTCTATCCAACTCATATCGCAAGAAACGAGAAGCTGCTCAATGAGGCAGCATCCTACGCTAAAGCAGGCGGATACGTCGATATTACCACTTCGCTGATTCCATCGCCTCAGAGAAACTCTATCACCAGCGCCCAGGCCTTCAAAATTCTTCTAGACAGTGGAGCACCGGTTGACCGAATCACCATGACGTCTGATGGACAGGGAAGCATGCCGCAGTTCGATGAGAACAGGAACTTCAGGGGAATGGGCTTAGGACTTTCAGACAGCTTATTTAAGACTGTCAGGGAAAGCGTTATTAATCATGGTGTCGAAATGTCCCAAGCCCTGAAAGCCATCACGGTGAATCCTTCCAAAGTACTGAATTTGCCCCTGAAGGGTCAGTTACTCCCAGGAAATGATGCAGACATCGTTTTATTGGAGGCCGAAACGCTTGAGATCAGCGCAGTGATCAGCGGGGGTAAGATCATGATGCTCAATAAAGAATTAAAGTGCAGGGATACTTTCCAATAG
- a CDS encoding creatininase family protein: MRLENTRWPVIEDYFRNNDTVLIGIGSCESHGRHMPLGTDMLIPTFLMEKIEQKSDVLMLPVLPFGACDSLKEYPGTINLGNELLYQLMSQVCNELYRHGARHFIILNGHGGNMKSLDQVGFDLRRKGALMAQLNWWLMAWDMNPAWKGGHGGGEETAAILAINENLVDKTEIGGPLEMHDLTTEIKASGFNTSIFKGVNIHIPRLVTDITDSGWIGPDHPNTATVEWGNEMLDTTAAYIVDFIEAFKKVPLKTEAGVGK; this comes from the coding sequence ATGAGACTTGAGAATACCAGATGGCCGGTTATTGAAGATTATTTCCGGAATAATGACACGGTCCTCATCGGAATCGGCAGCTGTGAATCCCATGGAAGGCATATGCCCCTGGGTACAGATATGCTCATACCAACTTTTTTAATGGAGAAAATTGAGCAGAAGTCAGATGTGCTGATGCTTCCGGTTCTGCCCTTCGGAGCCTGTGACTCACTGAAGGAATATCCGGGAACCATCAATCTGGGAAATGAGCTTCTGTATCAGCTGATGTCACAAGTATGCAATGAGCTGTATCGCCATGGAGCCAGACATTTCATTATACTAAACGGTCATGGCGGAAATATGAAAAGTCTGGATCAGGTGGGCTTTGATCTGAGAAGAAAGGGAGCACTCATGGCACAGCTGAACTGGTGGCTTATGGCCTGGGACATGAATCCGGCTTGGAAGGGTGGTCATGGCGGCGGCGAGGAAACCGCAGCAATCCTGGCTATTAACGAGAACCTTGTGGATAAAACTGAAATTGGAGGCCCCCTGGAAATGCATGACCTGACAACGGAGATCAAGGCATCCGGATTCAATACCAGCATATTCAAAGGAGTTAACATACATATCCCAAGACTTGTTACAGATATCACGGACAGCGGATGGATCGGACCCGATCATCCTAATACCGCGACTGTAGAATGGGGGAATGAAATGCTCGATACAACCGCCGCCTACATCGTCGATTTTATCGAAGCATTTAAGAAAGTGCCACTGAAAACTGAAGCAGGAGTTGGGAAGTAA
- a CDS encoding ABC transporter substrate-binding protein yields MKKKINILVGLVMTASMVVTACTSTSTSTTASGTQGGSTTQAGNTTQAGVATDTITWGQGSDVTSFDPHTGKETYAVQVTNHIFDTLTQLDETGKVVGQIAESWTQPDNVTTIFKIRKGIKFHDGTELTAEDVKYSLDRAIASAAVSYIVNFIDTVKVDDPYTVTVKTKEAYAPILRNLAVPFSAIIPKAYAEKMKNEGKEFATKPIGSGPYKLVEWKQGDSTKLERFDEYYAGPAKTKNLVMKVIPEAAQRTIALETGELDLVYDVQANDVQKIKDNSNLVYYEADPLTCFYLAFNTKKAPFDNKLVRQAIRHAIDSQTIIDTILYGNGIPAGDLIAPKVFGYADDASYSYDPELAKKLLADAGYANGINIKLSVNDAQIRVEVSQAIAAMLQQVGINCEVEVTEFGKFIDSTSNGEHDMAYMGWITSTLDADYTYFSLAHSTQAGRAGNRSFFNNSQADELINKGRYTIDEAQRKQFYAQLEDILQEESPYGPVFYTAITVGASKQIQGFVPDPIGYHKLENVTVAK; encoded by the coding sequence ATGAAAAAGAAGATTAATATTCTTGTAGGACTGGTTATGACAGCAAGCATGGTGGTAACAGCTTGCACATCAACTTCAACATCGACGACAGCGAGTGGAACTCAAGGGGGAAGCACTACTCAGGCGGGCAACACTACCCAGGCAGGAGTAGCTACGGATACCATAACCTGGGGGCAGGGATCCGACGTCACTTCATTTGACCCGCACACGGGCAAGGAAACCTATGCGGTTCAGGTAACAAACCACATCTTCGACACACTGACACAACTAGATGAAACCGGAAAAGTAGTGGGGCAGATCGCCGAATCCTGGACACAGCCGGATAACGTAACAACCATATTTAAAATCAGAAAAGGAATCAAATTCCATGACGGCACCGAGCTTACTGCGGAAGATGTCAAATATTCCTTGGATCGAGCTATTGCATCTGCCGCAGTTTCTTATATCGTCAACTTCATTGACACCGTCAAGGTAGATGATCCTTACACCGTTACGGTAAAAACCAAAGAGGCTTATGCACCGATTCTGAGAAACCTTGCTGTGCCATTTTCCGCCATCATTCCGAAAGCTTATGCAGAAAAAATGAAGAACGAAGGAAAAGAGTTCGCGACGAAACCCATTGGTTCCGGCCCATATAAGCTGGTTGAATGGAAACAGGGAGATTCCACAAAACTAGAACGTTTTGATGAATATTATGCAGGTCCGGCTAAAACAAAGAACTTGGTAATGAAAGTCATTCCGGAAGCGGCTCAGAGAACCATAGCACTGGAAACCGGAGAATTAGACCTGGTTTACGATGTTCAGGCTAATGACGTACAGAAGATCAAGGACAATTCCAATCTGGTTTATTATGAGGCGGATCCACTGACCTGTTTCTACCTCGCGTTTAATACGAAAAAAGCACCTTTTGACAATAAGCTTGTCCGTCAGGCCATCCGCCATGCGATTGACTCTCAGACCATCATCGATACCATCCTTTACGGCAACGGAATTCCCGCAGGGGATCTCATAGCTCCCAAAGTATTCGGATATGCCGACGATGCATCGTATTCCTATGATCCGGAACTGGCGAAAAAACTCCTTGCCGATGCAGGCTATGCCAACGGAATCAACATAAAGCTTTCAGTCAATGACGCACAGATCCGGGTGGAAGTATCTCAGGCCATTGCTGCCATGCTGCAGCAGGTGGGAATCAACTGTGAAGTAGAAGTAACTGAATTCGGAAAGTTCATTGATAGCACCTCCAATGGTGAACATGACATGGCTTATATGGGATGGATAACTTCAACGCTTGATGCCGATTACACCTACTTCTCCCTTGCACACTCCACACAAGCTGGAAGAGCTGGCAACAGATCCTTCTTCAACAATTCACAGGCGGATGAGCTGATTAACAAGGGCCGGTATACCATAGATGAAGCTCAGAGAAAACAGTTCTACGCACAGCTTGAAGACATCCTTCAAGAAGAATCTCCCTACGGACCTGTTTTCTACACTGCAATTACAGTTGGAGCCAGCAAGCAGATTCAAGGATTTGTTCCGGATCCCATCGGTTATCACAAACTTGAGAACGTAACGGTCGCAAAATAA
- a CDS encoding ATP-binding cassette domain-containing protein: MENSSTIDKNVPILEVRDLKKYFETTSGMLHAVDGVSFKVYRGKTLGVVGESGCGKSTMGRAILRLHEPTSGEVLFDGEDILALSSDLMKKKRRDMQIIFQDPFASLNPRMTIYETLAEPLLIQKVFKKNEVDKIKAEVLKLMELVGLAERLINSYPHELDGGRRQRIGIARALALKPKLIVCDEPVSALDVSIQAQILNLLQDIQEKLGLTLIFITHDLSVVKHLSDEIAVMYLGMMVEKCKADELFRNPLHPYTKALLSAIPIPNPDLPVNQITLKGELTSPIEPEPGCRFAKRCLYAKPECTGRDFKLKEVGQDHFVACILYENTNDDHQEGKK, from the coding sequence ATGGAGAATAGTTCAACAATTGATAAAAATGTGCCGATTCTCGAAGTCAGGGATCTTAAGAAATATTTTGAAACAACATCCGGGATGCTTCATGCGGTGGATGGTGTAAGCTTCAAAGTCTATCGGGGAAAAACACTCGGAGTGGTTGGAGAATCCGGCTGCGGCAAATCAACCATGGGAAGAGCGATTCTGAGACTGCATGAACCTACTTCTGGGGAAGTACTGTTTGATGGGGAGGATATTCTTGCTTTATCCTCGGATCTGATGAAAAAGAAAAGACGGGATATGCAGATCATTTTCCAGGATCCCTTTGCATCGCTGAATCCCAGAATGACAATATATGAGACCCTTGCAGAACCGCTGCTCATTCAGAAAGTATTCAAGAAAAATGAAGTGGACAAAATCAAGGCTGAAGTCCTGAAGCTAATGGAGCTGGTTGGACTGGCGGAACGCCTGATCAATTCCTATCCCCATGAACTGGATGGGGGCAGGAGACAGAGAATAGGAATCGCGCGAGCTCTGGCTCTCAAGCCAAAGCTGATTGTGTGCGATGAGCCTGTTTCGGCTTTGGACGTATCGATTCAGGCCCAGATTCTTAACCTGTTGCAGGACATCCAGGAAAAACTGGGACTGACGCTGATTTTTATTACTCACGATCTTTCGGTAGTGAAGCATTTATCTGATGAAATCGCCGTAATGTACCTGGGGATGATGGTGGAAAAATGCAAGGCCGACGAATTGTTCCGGAATCCGCTTCACCCATATACCAAAGCGCTTCTGTCCGCAATTCCGATTCCGAATCCGGATCTTCCGGTTAACCAGATCACCTTGAAGGGAGAACTGACATCACCCATCGAACCGGAGCCAGGATGCCGATTCGCCAAACGCTGCCTTTACGCAAAACCAGAATGCACCGGCAGAGATTTTAAGCTTAAGGAAGTCGGGCAAGACCATTTTGTAGCATGTATTTTATATGAAAATACAAATGATGATCATCAGGAGGGAAAGAAATGA
- a CDS encoding ABC transporter ATP-binding protein has protein sequence MSELLEVKNLVIEYRTDDGVVHALNDVSFSIGEGKTLGLVGETGAGKTTLAKGIIRLIQSPPGKIVQGQVLYNGKDLIGMTDVEIRGIRGFDISMIFQDPMTSLNPVMTVGKQIQEVIDAHNKLSPEESWKKVLESLELVGIPAERANNYPHQFSGGMKQRVIIAIALACKPKLLIADEPTTALDVTIQAQVLRMITDLKKKLNTAMLLITHDLGVVAQNCDDVAVIYAGEIVEYGSVREIFHEMKHPYTLGLMASIPSLEKKVNRLQSISGLMPDPSNLPAGCKFAARCPYKTDICETKLPDLETISERHDVRCHHWAEIAGGRKW, from the coding sequence TTGAGTGAATTACTGGAAGTTAAAAACCTTGTCATAGAGTACAGAACCGATGATGGTGTCGTACACGCCCTCAATGATGTAAGTTTTAGCATCGGTGAAGGCAAAACACTGGGACTGGTCGGAGAGACAGGAGCCGGAAAGACCACACTGGCAAAGGGGATCATCCGACTGATTCAGTCTCCTCCGGGCAAAATTGTGCAGGGCCAGGTACTTTATAATGGCAAAGATCTGATTGGGATGACCGATGTGGAAATCCGCGGAATCAGAGGATTCGATATATCAATGATATTTCAGGACCCCATGACGTCCTTGAATCCGGTTATGACTGTAGGAAAGCAGATTCAGGAGGTTATTGACGCCCATAACAAGCTATCTCCCGAGGAATCCTGGAAAAAAGTCCTGGAAAGTCTGGAACTTGTAGGAATCCCGGCCGAAAGAGCCAATAACTATCCTCATCAATTCTCCGGAGGAATGAAGCAGAGGGTTATCATCGCAATTGCTCTTGCCTGCAAACCAAAACTGCTGATCGCTGATGAACCGACGACAGCTCTGGACGTCACCATTCAGGCACAGGTTCTGCGGATGATCACCGATCTGAAAAAGAAACTGAATACAGCCATGCTGCTTATCACACATGATCTAGGGGTAGTAGCTCAGAACTGCGATGATGTTGCTGTCATCTACGCGGGTGAAATTGTCGAGTACGGATCAGTCCGGGAGATATTCCATGAGATGAAGCACCCCTATACTCTGGGGCTCATGGCCTCCATCCCGTCGCTGGAAAAAAAGGTGAACAGGCTTCAATCAATCAGTGGACTTATGCCGGATCCTTCCAATCTACCGGCGGGATGTAAATTCGCAGCAAGGTGTCCATATAAAACAGATATCTGCGAGACAAAGCTCCCGGACCTGGAAACCATTTCGGAGCGACATGACGTAAGGTGTCATCATTGGGCTGAAATTGCCGGAGGGAGGAAATGGTGA